A region of Methanobacterium spitsbergense DNA encodes the following proteins:
- a CDS encoding NifB/NifX family molybdenum-iron cluster-binding protein, whose amino-acid sequence MKICIPSMDNNGLFSEISVHFGKSPYFTILDVKDNKIEEIEVIESEGRHAGGKKTLAEIIIQSKPDVLLCANLGSKALQMFNKEDIKIYVGASGNVKNTFEEWKNDNLKRADETMVCKDGN is encoded by the coding sequence ATGAAAATTTGTATACCCAGTATGGATAATAACGGACTCTTCTCAGAAATATCTGTTCACTTTGGAAAAAGCCCATATTTCACCATTCTAGATGTGAAAGATAATAAGATAGAGGAAATTGAAGTTATAGAAAGTGAAGGAAGGCATGCAGGCGGGAAGAAAACACTTGCAGAGATCATTATTCAATCAAAACCAGATGTTTTGTTATGTGCAAATTTAGGATCAAAGGCATTACAGATGTTCAATAAAGAAGATATAAAAATATATGTCGGAGCCTCAGGAAATGTTAAAAACACCTTTGAAGAATGGAAAAATGATAATTTAAAGCGTGCAGATGAAACAATGGTTTGTAAGGATGGTAATTAA
- a CDS encoding cation diffusion facilitator family transporter, whose product MGENDSIGLKKGERAAKYSTIANFSLAIIKAVVGVLSGSIALLADAVHSFSDIFASLAVFIGLKLSQRKPDEKFPYGYYKFETLSSLIISVIIIISGIEIAIESINGIITPKPISMPLTAIAVALISVFVSFFLARLKDRVGKEINSPALINDGKHSFVDIFSSFIVFFGILSAYIGYPIFQGFAGFAVAMLIIYIGIKFGKEAVLVLLDANLDPKIVEKIKEIAINFEGVEGAHDIKVRRSGPYVFAELHLETEKRLTIQKANEISEGLEKRIKNVVNDLDNIMIKIEPENKLVVRIAIPVDKDEGLNSIISKHFGKAPYFLITDVNKDNIKNLQIKENPAATIEQKRGLKTVKFLKNEEVNIVLFNGKINEGPSYALSDELISVVKPNGENLKDMLLNAAINDDIL is encoded by the coding sequence ATGGGGGAAAATGATTCTATAGGTCTTAAAAAAGGAGAAAGAGCTGCCAAATACTCTACAATTGCTAATTTTTCTCTAGCCATTATTAAAGCAGTTGTAGGTGTTTTATCTGGCAGTATTGCTTTACTAGCAGATGCTGTTCATTCATTCTCGGATATATTTGCTTCACTGGCAGTTTTTATTGGATTGAAACTGTCTCAAAGAAAACCAGATGAGAAGTTTCCTTATGGATATTATAAATTTGAAACATTATCTTCACTTATAATATCAGTTATAATTATTATAAGCGGTATTGAAATAGCAATCGAATCTATAAATGGTATTATAACTCCAAAACCAATTAGCATGCCATTAACAGCTATTGCGGTGGCTTTAATATCGGTTTTTGTTTCTTTTTTCTTAGCTCGTTTAAAAGATAGGGTGGGAAAGGAAATTAATTCCCCCGCACTTATAAATGATGGTAAACACAGTTTTGTGGATATATTCTCTTCATTTATAGTCTTTTTCGGAATTTTATCTGCTTATATTGGCTATCCTATTTTTCAGGGATTTGCTGGTTTTGCAGTGGCTATGCTTATAATATATATTGGTATAAAATTTGGAAAAGAAGCTGTACTTGTTCTGTTGGACGCAAACCTAGATCCAAAGATTGTGGAGAAGATCAAAGAAATAGCAATCAACTTCGAAGGTGTGGAAGGGGCACATGATATTAAAGTTAGGAGATCGGGTCCTTATGTATTTGCTGAACTTCATTTAGAAACAGAAAAAAGACTAACTATACAAAAAGCCAATGAAATTTCTGAAGGTTTAGAAAAAAGAATAAAAAATGTGGTTAATGATTTAGATAATATAATGATAAAAATTGAACCTGAAAATAAATTAGTAGTTAGAATAGCTATTCCTGTTGATAAAGATGAAGGTTTAAATTCTATTATTTCAAAACACTTTGGAAAAGCTCCATATTTCTTAATAACAGATGTTAATAAAGATAATATAAAAAATCTTCAAATAAAGGAGAATCCAGCTGCCACTATTGAACAAAAAAGGGGACTTAAAACTGTTAAATTTCTGAAAAATGAAGAGGTTAATATTGTATTATTTAATGGGAAAATTAATGAGGGACCTTCATATGCACTGTCTGACGAATTAATTTCTGTTGTCAAACCTAATGGGGAAAATTTGAAGGATATGTTATTAAATGCTGCCATAAATGATGATATATTATAA
- a CDS encoding DUF2124 family protein yields the protein MEKKSGIIGFTGAFRDSVKEIADGSKIVFTGSIAVCTPFIELLSYAIRDKNFDMVYVPVADLKKSKMINMQENIGFSVVDVPADPKGPDVVVVMGGLAMPKFGCSPEDVLKMIKEISVDHKPKIIGVCFMNIFERTGWTKKISYDVLIDTNMETTVS from the coding sequence ATGGAAAAGAAAAGTGGAATAATAGGTTTTACAGGTGCCTTTAGAGATAGTGTAAAAGAAATAGCCGACGGATCTAAAATAGTATTTACGGGTTCAATAGCTGTTTGCACACCTTTTATTGAATTATTGTCCTATGCTATTAGAGATAAAAATTTTGATATGGTTTATGTACCAGTTGCTGATTTGAAAAAGTCCAAAATGATAAATATGCAGGAAAACATTGGTTTCAGTGTTGTAGATGTCCCGGCTGATCCTAAAGGGCCTGACGTGGTTGTTGTAATGGGTGGTCTTGCAATGCCTAAATTTGGATGCTCACCTGAAGATGTTTTAAAGATGATCAAGGAAATTTCAGTGGATCATAAACCCAAAATAATTGGTGTTTGTTTCATGAACATCTTCGAAAGGACTGGATGGACCAAGAAGATATCATACGATGTGTTGATTGATACAAATATGGAAACAACAGTAAGTTAG
- a CDS encoding DUF134 domain-containing protein produces MVRPRRFRNISDEPHTRCFKPENENNDSLEPIKITLDEFEAIRLRDYHDIKQIRSADIMGISQPTFHRILTSARKKISKALIEGNTIIIVGDDFITDKKRYKCNVCGFEWLSKEKEYDQCLDCHSKDIVKLEDENIIIKTEPSILERKAYGGQGMGAGPPRVCKCPQCGYESPKTRAVPCKNTKCPKCETPLCGSE; encoded by the coding sequence ATGGTTAGGCCACGAAGATTTAGAAATATATCAGACGAACCACATACGCGTTGTTTTAAACCAGAAAATGAGAATAATGATTCTTTAGAACCTATAAAAATAACTCTGGATGAATTTGAAGCAATAAGGCTTAGAGATTATCATGACATTAAGCAAATTCGATCTGCAGACATAATGGGAATTTCACAACCTACATTTCATCGAATATTAACTTCGGCCCGAAAAAAAATATCTAAGGCTCTAATTGAGGGGAATACAATAATAATTGTGGGAGATGATTTTATAACCGACAAAAAGAGGTACAAATGCAATGTTTGTGGATTTGAATGGCTTAGTAAAGAAAAAGAATATGATCAATGCTTAGACTGCCATTCTAAAGATATTGTAAAATTGGAAGATGAAAATATTATCATAAAAACCGAACCTTCAATCCTAGAGAGAAAAGCTTATGGTGGACAGGGAATGGGAGCAGGCCCGCCAAGAGTCTGTAAATGCCCACAGTGTGGTTATGAATCACCAAAAACTAGGGCTGTTCCATGTAAGAATACAAAATGCCCTAAATGTGAAACTCCACTTTGTGGATCAGAATAA
- the atwA gene encoding methyl coenzyme M reductase system, component A2 — protein sequence MSFIEIKNVSKTFDGVNVLKNLNITVNEGTVLGILGRSGSGKSVLINMLRGMKEYKPDKGQIIYNIAICPTCLRVEPPSMEDKICKCSGKFEVKSVDFWNTDRKVFAAIKRRISIMLQRTFALYEDDTVIDNVIKSITGHDDEETIYLAIEMLEMAQMSHRITHIARDLSGGEKQRVVLARQMAKEPMIFLADEPTGTLDPKTAELIHQAIIDGVKNKGRTMVVTSHWPEVMRHLSDYAIWLDKGEIIEEGDPETVVQSFMSHVPLPEKKVEFKTGGPIIKMEEVKKHYYSIERGVVKAVDGIDLTVNEGEIYGVVGLSGAGKTTLSRILFGLTDPSSGQIMVKLGEEWISMTEKGITGRGRVKPYLGILHQEYSLYPHQSVLGNLTDAISLELPAEFAKIKALYVLHAVGFDEDYAATILTKYPEELSGGERHRVALAQVLIKEPNVVILDEPTGTMDPITRIQVTDSIRTARDEMNQTFLIISHDMDFVLDVCDRASIMRGGKILKTGLPQAIVEELTIKEKKKMLKK from the coding sequence ATGTCTTTCATAGAAATAAAAAACGTATCAAAAACTTTTGATGGAGTTAACGTACTGAAAAATTTGAACATCACAGTGAATGAAGGGACTGTTTTAGGAATACTTGGAAGGAGTGGATCAGGAAAATCAGTCCTTATAAATATGCTTAGGGGTATGAAGGAGTACAAACCAGATAAGGGCCAGATCATCTACAACATTGCAATATGCCCAACATGTTTAAGAGTTGAACCACCTTCAATGGAAGATAAAATATGTAAATGTAGCGGAAAGTTTGAAGTTAAGAGTGTTGACTTCTGGAACACCGATAGAAAAGTCTTTGCAGCCATAAAACGTAGAATTTCCATAATGTTACAGAGAACATTTGCACTCTATGAAGATGACACAGTAATAGACAACGTTATAAAATCTATTACAGGTCATGACGATGAAGAAACCATTTACCTTGCTATAGAAATGTTGGAAATGGCTCAAATGTCCCATAGGATTACTCATATAGCACGTGATCTTAGTGGGGGAGAAAAACAAAGGGTGGTACTTGCAAGGCAAATGGCCAAAGAACCTATGATATTCCTAGCAGACGAACCAACAGGAACTTTAGATCCTAAAACTGCTGAACTAATACATCAGGCCATTATAGATGGAGTTAAAAATAAAGGAAGAACCATGGTGGTTACTTCCCACTGGCCAGAAGTTATGCGCCATCTTTCAGATTATGCTATCTGGCTTGATAAGGGAGAGATCATAGAGGAAGGAGACCCTGAAACAGTAGTGCAGAGCTTTATGAGCCATGTACCACTACCAGAAAAGAAAGTTGAATTTAAAACAGGCGGACCCATTATAAAAATGGAAGAGGTCAAAAAACATTACTACTCCATTGAAAGGGGAGTTGTGAAAGCTGTTGATGGCATAGACCTCACAGTTAATGAAGGAGAAATATATGGAGTTGTAGGTCTCTCCGGAGCAGGTAAAACAACATTGTCCAGGATTTTATTTGGACTTACCGATCCAAGCAGCGGCCAGATCATGGTTAAGCTGGGAGAAGAATGGATTAGCATGACAGAGAAGGGTATTACAGGCAGGGGTCGTGTGAAACCATATCTTGGAATTTTACATCAAGAGTACAGTTTATATCCTCATCAAAGTGTTTTAGGTAACCTTACCGATGCAATTAGCCTTGAACTGCCAGCTGAATTTGCGAAAATAAAGGCACTCTATGTGTTACATGCAGTTGGATTTGATGAAGATTACGCAGCAACAATATTAACAAAATATCCTGAGGAACTAAGTGGTGGAGAACGTCACAGAGTAGCATTGGCCCAGGTATTAATAAAAGAACCCAATGTAGTGATTTTAGATGAACCCACAGGGACCATGGATCCCATAACTAGGATACAGGTTACAGATTCCATAAGGACAGCTAGAGATGAAATGAATCAGACATTCTTGATAATCAGTCATGATATGGATTTTGTACTTGATGTCTGTGACAGAGCTTCAATTATGCGTGGAGGTAAAATCCTTAAAACTGGACTTCCACAAGCAATAGTAGAAGAGTTAACCATTAAAGAAAAGAAAAAAATGCTAAAAAAATGA
- a CDS encoding nickel-dependent hydrogenase large subunit, protein MEEKKPKKTVIETEITMGPVHSAAIEPYRVRLFVEDEIVKDAEITIGINHRGIERIMEGLPVEKANSLTEKICGICSNVHIWNSVLVAEKALEIDVPERASNIRIIMAELERLHSHMLYLAHGCEVLGHETFAMRMFYIRETVMELLRMIGGNRVQYGVSIIGGIRPRCNLDEMRVQNIKEGMDSVETQITEFADRFVSDPMIMSRITNVGVLPQKNAIKLGTSGPTLRATGIAKDLRQDMKEYESYEFDIITQDDGDVKSNLLVRVFEILEAVKIIRQAITQLPEGKITNRNWEMYDTPITKSYVEAPRGTLYHSYAIEDGRVRHSIVRTPSIANIGAMQYACVGHHITDAQLSIVQCDPCFTCTDRAIQIIPIKKNIG, encoded by the coding sequence ATGGAAGAAAAAAAACCCAAAAAAACTGTTATTGAAACTGAAATAACAATGGGACCTGTACATTCTGCAGCTATTGAACCATATAGAGTAAGGTTGTTTGTTGAGGATGAAATAGTTAAAGATGCAGAAATAACTATTGGAATAAACCACAGAGGTATAGAAAGAATAATGGAAGGATTACCTGTTGAGAAAGCCAATAGTTTGACCGAGAAGATATGTGGTATCTGCTCTAACGTCCATATCTGGAACTCTGTATTGGTTGCAGAAAAAGCATTGGAAATAGATGTACCTGAAAGAGCAAGTAACATCAGGATTATAATGGCAGAGCTGGAAAGATTGCACAGTCACATGCTGTATTTGGCCCATGGATGTGAAGTTTTGGGACATGAAACTTTTGCAATGAGAATGTTCTATATACGGGAAACAGTAATGGAACTCCTGAGAATGATAGGTGGAAACCGTGTGCAATATGGTGTTAGTATCATTGGAGGTATAAGACCCAGATGTAATTTAGATGAAATGAGGGTACAGAATATCAAAGAAGGCATGGATTCAGTTGAAACTCAAATAACAGAATTTGCTGATAGATTTGTATCAGATCCCATGATAATGTCTAGGATAACTAATGTGGGAGTACTGCCTCAAAAAAATGCCATAAAACTTGGAACTAGCGGTCCAACATTGCGTGCCACAGGAATTGCAAAGGATCTTAGACAGGATATGAAAGAATATGAGTCATATGAATTTGATATAATTACACAGGATGATGGTGATGTTAAATCAAACCTTTTAGTACGTGTATTTGAAATTTTAGAGGCAGTAAAAATTATAAGACAAGCTATTACACAACTTCCTGAAGGTAAAATAACCAACAGAAACTGGGAAATGTACGATACACCTATTACCAAAAGTTATGTTGAAGCGCCCAGAGGAACTCTTTATCATTCCTATGCAATTGAAGATGGAAGGGTCAGACATTCAATTGTAAGAACTCCATCAATAGCCAATATTGGTGCTATGCAGTATGCGTGTGTTGGCCATCACATCACTGATGCTCAACTATCCATAGTACAATGCGACCCATGTTTCACATGCACAGACCGTGCAATTCAAATAATTCCAATAAAAAAGAACATAGGTTAA
- a CDS encoding sensor histidine kinase: MANKLIIENQSYKIITILVLLAFCVFLTYYFHFVLGTGTIFTHIFYFPIILAAIWWRSKGLIVPIFLSILLIASYFLAPNLNYPLYEDLFRVFIFMAIGIVVAILSEEIYQKDIKLIESTEKFRSVAVSAVDGIITTDTDGKIVFFNNSLKNIFGYSIDEIKGKHVAMLMPERFKLKFIEKLERFKTTGSHELDRRTFESIGLRKDGVEFPFEISISTWGSKGDIFTTSIIRDVTERKITEKQLKKSLYEKETLLKEIHHRVKNNLMIISSLLNLQSRYIKDEESKNIFKESQNRAKSMALIHERLYRSKDLKRIDFGDYINTLADDLYHTYVIDTNLIELNVNVDDLMLDINTSIPLGLIVNELVTNSLKHAFPKGRSGKIDINFHLQGDTYLLEVKDNGIGFPKGIDYKNSDSLGLRLVTSLTEQIDGIIEFNNTSGTSFKIIFAEEKFDENI; encoded by the coding sequence ATGGCGAACAAACTAATTATTGAAAATCAATCATATAAGATAATTACAATATTAGTCCTATTAGCTTTTTGTGTCTTTTTAACATATTATTTCCATTTTGTTCTAGGTACTGGTACTATTTTTACACATATTTTTTATTTTCCCATAATTTTAGCAGCAATCTGGTGGAGAAGTAAAGGTCTAATTGTTCCTATATTTTTATCGATATTGTTAATTGCAAGCTACTTTTTAGCACCTAATTTGAATTATCCGTTATACGAAGATCTTTTTAGAGTATTCATTTTTATGGCTATAGGGATTGTAGTTGCGATTTTAAGCGAAGAAATTTATCAAAAAGATATTAAATTAATTGAAAGTACTGAAAAGTTTAGATCTGTGGCTGTATCAGCTGTGGATGGAATTATAACAACAGATACCGATGGTAAGATAGTTTTTTTCAATAACAGCTTAAAAAATATTTTTGGTTACAGCATTGATGAAATAAAAGGCAAACACGTTGCAATGTTAATGCCTGAAAGATTTAAACTGAAATTTATTGAGAAATTAGAGAGATTTAAAACTACTGGTAGTCATGAATTAGATAGAAGAACGTTTGAATCCATTGGACTTAGAAAAGATGGTGTTGAATTTCCCTTTGAAATATCTATCTCAACATGGGGTTCCAAAGGAGATATATTCACCACTTCTATAATTCGTGATGTCACTGAGCGTAAAATAACAGAAAAACAGCTTAAAAAATCCCTTTATGAAAAAGAAACACTTTTAAAAGAGATTCACCACAGGGTAAAAAATAATCTAATGATCATCTCAAGCCTATTAAACTTACAGTCAAGATACATTAAAGATGAAGAATCGAAAAATATTTTCAAAGAAAGCCAGAACCGTGCAAAGTCCATGGCCCTTATACATGAACGATTATACAGATCAAAGGATTTAAAACGGATAGATTTTGGAGATTATATTAATACATTGGCAGATGACCTTTATCATACATATGTAATTGATACTAATCTCATAGAGCTAAATGTTAACGTGGATGATCTAATGTTAGATATCAATACTTCAATCCCACTAGGATTGATTGTAAATGAATTGGTAACCAACAGTTTAAAACATGCATTTCCAAAGGGTAGAAGTGGAAAAATTGATATAAACTTCCATTTACAAGGTGATACATACCTATTAGAAGTTAAAGATAATGGAATTGGATTTCCCAAAGGTATAGACTATAAAAATTCTGATTCATTAGGATTAAGATTAGTAACAAGCTTAACAGAGCAAATTGATGGTATAATAGAATTCAACAACACATCAGGAACTTCATTTAAAATAATATTTGCCGAAGAAAAATTTGATGAAAATATATAA
- a CDS encoding PRC-barrel domain-containing protein, with protein MKFDEIMNKEVIDQKGNSLGKVKNIEWDNDTNEIINIEIGEGGIRETLGMADRKILSYDNIESIGDKVLLKKPTIEIPEQSEQNDELDYYNL; from the coding sequence ATGAAATTCGATGAAATAATGAACAAAGAAGTTATTGACCAAAAAGGCAATAGCCTAGGCAAAGTGAAGAATATTGAATGGGATAATGATACTAACGAAATCATTAATATTGAAATCGGTGAAGGTGGAATTAGAGAAACTTTAGGCATGGCAGATAGAAAAATATTATCCTACGATAATATTGAAAGCATAGGCGATAAAGTTTTATTAAAAAAACCAACCATTGAAATACCAGAACAATCAGAACAAAATGATGAATTAGATTATTATAACCTTTAA
- a CDS encoding sulfite exporter TauE/SafE family protein produces MIDTNIIFLPLFGFLIGLLVSTLGGGGGGLFVPILTLVFGIPTQVAIATSLASVLPTTLMGAFSHYRQGNVEIRTGLILGIGGIIGTLLGAYFANMIPSILLRKILGIFTLIMLIPMLLSVRKRRKDTDEIIEGNEDNNKDENKINSNRLTGTKRIIASFFGVASGIMAGVFGISGTPPVIAGLYSLGLPAMLVVGTSVFVLIFNSVAGIGGYYLLGRLDMTLIILLGGGSAIGAFLGPVLLKKIDSATIEKIYAPLLVGMMLILGLAMIFA; encoded by the coding sequence ATGATTGATACAAACATAATCTTTTTACCGTTATTTGGATTCCTGATAGGTCTATTAGTTTCTACTTTGGGTGGTGGTGGGGGTGGATTATTTGTACCAATTTTAACACTTGTATTTGGTATTCCAACACAAGTGGCCATTGCAACATCTTTAGCATCTGTATTACCTACTACTCTAATGGGAGCATTCAGTCACTACCGCCAGGGTAATGTAGAAATCCGCACAGGTCTGATACTTGGAATAGGAGGGATAATTGGCACATTATTAGGAGCATATTTTGCAAACATGATTCCATCTATCCTTTTAAGGAAGATTCTCGGTATTTTTACATTAATAATGTTGATTCCTATGCTATTAAGTGTAAGGAAAAGACGTAAAGATACAGATGAAATTATAGAAGGTAATGAGGATAATAATAAAGATGAGAATAAAATAAATTCCAACAGACTCACAGGAACTAAAAGAATTATAGCCTCCTTTTTCGGTGTTGCATCTGGAATAATGGCAGGAGTTTTTGGAATAAGTGGCACCCCCCCTGTTATTGCAGGACTTTATAGTTTAGGCCTTCCTGCGATGTTGGTTGTTGGTACATCGGTATTTGTACTTATATTTAACTCAGTTGCAGGTATAGGAGGTTATTATCTGCTTGGCAGATTAGATATGACCTTAATTATTCTTCTTGGGGGAGGGTCAGCTATAGGTGCATTTTTAGGACCAGTACTCCTTAAAAAAATAGACTCTGCAACCATTGAAAAGATCTATGCCCCATTACTCGTTGGTATGATGCTTATCTTAGGACTAGCAATGATATTTGCATAA
- the cbiM gene encoding cobalt transporter CbiM, producing the protein MHIPDGFIPLWQVPIYYAILVVALLISLRWAKKNLDEKMVPLMAVLAAAIFAIMSMNIPIPWGTSGHMVGGALVAILFCAPEAAIIIFTLVLLVQGLFFGDGGVTALAANVINMGIIGGVVGLYSFKALRKLVGKVPAIFIASWLSIFLAAEMVAVEMWLAGTFPLGLGLIFMGIYHSIIGVIEGILTVVVILAIEKTRPDLLGWNRDKNLGKLKTEESEVIAK; encoded by the coding sequence ATGCATATACCGGATGGATTTATACCATTATGGCAAGTTCCTATTTACTATGCCATATTGGTTGTTGCTTTACTTATTTCCCTTAGATGGGCTAAAAAGAATCTTGATGAAAAAATGGTTCCTTTAATGGCAGTTTTAGCTGCAGCTATATTTGCTATCATGTCAATGAACATACCAATTCCTTGGGGAACTAGCGGACATATGGTGGGAGGAGCTTTGGTGGCTATTCTTTTCTGTGCCCCTGAAGCAGCAATCATCATATTTACATTAGTGCTCTTAGTACAGGGGTTATTCTTTGGGGATGGAGGAGTTACAGCTCTTGCAGCAAATGTAATAAATATGGGAATTATTGGTGGTGTTGTGGGACTTTACAGTTTTAAAGCTTTAAGAAAATTAGTTGGTAAAGTACCCGCCATATTTATTGCTTCATGGCTTTCAATTTTTTTGGCTGCAGAGATGGTGGCTGTTGAGATGTGGTTAGCTGGAACATTTCCTTTAGGGTTGGGATTGATTTTTATGGGTATTTACCATTCAATAATTGGTGTTATAGAAGGTATACTTACTGTAGTGGTCATATTAGCCATTGAAAAGACAAGGCCAGATCTACTGGGATGGAACCGTGACAAAAATTTGGGTAAACTTAAAACTGAAGAAAGTGAGGTGATAGCAAAATGA
- a CDS encoding PDGLE domain-containing protein, with translation MRHKDRNFVIVGVIICLIIALMSPFIASSNPDGLEKSAEQIATAQDGGMYEAPLPDYTFEPLGKFGEVFALALGILVTLGIGYILALLIRRINPPESSN, from the coding sequence ATGAGACATAAAGATAGAAACTTTGTTATTGTAGGGGTTATAATCTGTCTTATAATAGCATTAATGTCACCATTTATAGCTTCTTCAAATCCAGATGGGCTTGAAAAATCTGCAGAACAAATAGCAACTGCTCAAGATGGTGGAATGTATGAGGCTCCTCTACCAGATTATACATTTGAGCCTTTGGGAAAATTTGGTGAAGTATTTGCGCTGGCATTAGGGATATTAGTTACATTAGGTATTGGCTATATCCTGGCTTTGTTAATCAGACGAATTAATCCTCCAGAATCTTCTAATTGA
- a CDS encoding MFS transporter — MKFIILLGIVSLFADMTYEGSRSITGPYLAILGASAVTVGFVAGFGELSGYVLRFFSGKLADRTRSYWSITIGGYLINLMAVPLLALAGSWEVAAVLIIIERMGKGLRVPSRDVMLSHASSQVGHGWGFGLHEALDQIGAILGPLIVAAVLFYHGSYQIGFAFLLLPALLAIVVLVISRFLYPHPHDLEVATPPLDTKGLKRIYWLYVFASALIAAGFADFALIAYHFQKTALISAGFIPIFYAVAMGVDGIAALVFGRLFDKVGLSIMIVVALLSALFAPMVFLGGFYLAFLGMIIWGISMGAQESIMRSSVAVMSEVKKRGSAYGIFNTVFGVSWFIGSLIMGILYTFSITYLVVFSVLIQLISIPFFITMLKIRTK; from the coding sequence ATGAAATTCATCATCCTTTTGGGTATTGTGAGCCTTTTTGCAGACATGACCTATGAAGGATCGCGAAGTATAACTGGTCCATACCTAGCTATTTTGGGAGCCAGTGCAGTTACTGTTGGATTTGTTGCAGGGTTTGGTGAATTATCTGGCTATGTTCTGAGGTTTTTTTCGGGAAAACTAGCAGATCGTACCCGTAGTTACTGGTCAATTACTATAGGTGGGTATCTGATAAATCTGATGGCAGTACCACTTTTAGCTTTAGCTGGAAGCTGGGAAGTAGCTGCAGTATTGATTATAATTGAAAGAATGGGGAAAGGTTTGAGGGTACCATCAAGGGATGTGATGTTATCACATGCCAGTAGCCAAGTAGGTCATGGATGGGGATTTGGATTGCATGAGGCTTTAGATCAAATTGGGGCCATATTAGGGCCTTTGATTGTTGCGGCAGTACTTTTTTATCATGGAAGTTACCAGATAGGATTTGCATTTCTTTTGCTACCTGCCTTGTTAGCCATTGTGGTTTTGGTTATTTCCAGATTTCTATATCCTCATCCTCATGATTTAGAAGTTGCGACTCCACCTTTAGATACAAAAGGATTGAAACGGATTTATTGGCTTTACGTATTTGCTTCTGCTTTAATTGCAGCAGGTTTTGCTGATTTTGCACTAATAGCTTATCATTTCCAGAAGACCGCTCTAATTTCAGCTGGATTTATACCTATTTTTTATGCTGTGGCCATGGGTGTTGATGGAATTGCTGCTTTGGTGTTTGGAAGACTATTTGATAAGGTTGGTTTATCCATCATGATAGTGGTGGCTTTATTATCTGCGCTTTTTGCTCCTATGGTATTTTTAGGAGGTTTTTATCTGGCTTTTCTAGGAATGATAATTTGGGGTATAAGTATGGGTGCACAGGAATCTATTATGCGTTCTTCAGTTGCTGTAATGTCTGAGGTTAAAAAACGTGGTTCTGCCTACGGTATTTTTAATACTGTTTTTGGTGTTTCATGGTTTATTGGAAGTTTAATTATGGGTATATTATACACTTTTTCCATAACCTATTTGGTTGTATTTTCAGTATTAATACAACTTATTTCCATTCCTTTCTTCATTACAATGTTAAAAATAAGGACAAAATAA